From a single Fusobacterium ulcerans ATCC 49185 genomic region:
- a CDS encoding MerR family transcriptional regulator, giving the protein MQKYFLVGEISKILKIPRSTLRYYDKEGIVSPKLRKENNYRYYSRAQIITIKKISTMRKLGLTLEEIKIFFSKKSDSRSKEIEKDKELITNVLERVNEDIEKLKIIKKDLEGHLKRMDKASKIPIGIPFIEEIKNIKGLKIYEEENRKTLTFPNKKILELITEYDGKILFYITKKDLSEMDDVNVLGSGYIVVKGDKKVEEVILKKGRYACMFLKGNHFENKVSIKKLIKWIEENNFKRANDEVNIIIEPGNLSIKKREDIFYKVSILIE; this is encoded by the coding sequence ATGCAAAAATATTTTTTAGTTGGAGAAATTTCTAAGATTCTTAAAATTCCACGCTCTACATTGAGATACTATGATAAAGAGGGGATTGTTTCTCCTAAATTAAGAAAAGAGAACAACTATAGATACTATTCAAGAGCTCAAATAATAACAATAAAGAAAATAAGCACAATGAGAAAATTAGGACTTACCCTTGAGGAAATTAAAATCTTTTTCAGCAAAAAATCAGACAGCAGAAGTAAGGAAATAGAAAAAGATAAAGAACTCATAACAAATGTTTTAGAAAGAGTAAATGAAGATATAGAAAAGCTGAAGATAATAAAGAAAGATTTAGAAGGACATCTAAAGAGAATGGATAAAGCTTCAAAAATACCTATTGGAATTCCTTTTATTGAAGAAATAAAAAATATAAAAGGGTTAAAAATATATGAAGAGGAAAATCGTAAAACACTTACTTTTCCTAATAAAAAAATACTGGAATTAATTACTGAATATGATGGAAAGATATTATTTTATATAACTAAAAAGGATCTAAGTGAAATGGATGATGTAAATGTTCTAGGGTCAGGATATATTGTTGTAAAAGGTGATAAAAAAGTTGAAGAAGTTATTTTAAAAAAAGGCAGGTATGCCTGTATGTTTTTGAAAGGAAACCATTTTGAAAATAAAGTTTCAATAAAAAAATTAATTAAATGGATAGAGGAAAATAATTTTAAAAGAGCAAATGATGAAGTTAATATCATAATTGAACCAGGAAATTTAAGTATAAAAAAAAGAGAAGATATTTTCTATAAAGTAAGTATATTGATTGAATAA
- a CDS encoding MogA/MoaB family molybdenum cofactor biosynthesis protein, producing the protein MFRTAIVCMSDKGARGEREDISTNVIEKIVIENGYKVVKKILIPDEYELIKETLKNICDKNEADLILTTGGTGFAKRDVTPEATLEIADKIVPGIPEAIRAYSMTITKRAMLSRAAAGIRKSTLIINMPGSPKAVEESLSFIIDSLSHGLEILVGSASDCAR; encoded by the coding sequence ATGTTTAGAACTGCTATTGTTTGTATGAGTGACAAAGGTGCAAGAGGAGAAAGAGAAGATATTTCCACTAATGTAATAGAAAAAATTGTTATTGAAAATGGATATAAAGTAGTTAAAAAGATACTGATTCCTGATGAATATGAACTTATCAAAGAAACACTTAAAAATATATGTGATAAGAATGAAGCTGATTTGATACTTACTACTGGAGGTACAGGATTTGCTAAAAGAGATGTTACTCCTGAAGCAACACTGGAGATAGCAGATAAAATAGTTCCTGGTATCCCAGAAGCTATAAGAGCATACTCTATGACTATCACAAAAAGAGCTATGCTTTCCAGAGCTGCTGCTGGTATAAGAAAATCTACTCTCATTATAAATATGCCTGGAAGTCCTAAAGCTGTTGAGGAATCTCTGTCTTTTATTATAGATTCCCTCTCTCATGGATTGGAAATTTTAGTGGGAAGTGCTTCTGACTGTGCAAGATAG
- the modA gene encoding molybdate ABC transporter substrate-binding protein — MKKFFKIATAAVLIFLLAACGKTEKKEITISAAASLNEVLSQVVENYQKENKNVKVNINFGASGALKKQIEGGAPVDFVFFASKKDLEDLKKQDLVSEKFSKDILENTMVVAGRKKIDNLSEMLEHKVAIGDPDTVPAGRYAKQTLENVGLWDKMQENFVLSKDVRSAMQYVDLYEVDYAMIYKTDSKVMKNAEIVFEVPNTLHTPIIYSCGILKDKERDEVKSLYRFLTTKESIEIFEKFGFKIVNEQ, encoded by the coding sequence ATGAAAAAGTTTTTTAAGATAGCAACAGCAGCAGTTTTGATTTTTTTACTAGCAGCATGTGGAAAGACTGAGAAAAAAGAGATAACTATAAGTGCAGCAGCAAGTTTAAATGAAGTATTATCTCAAGTAGTAGAAAATTATCAAAAAGAAAATAAAAATGTAAAAGTAAATATAAATTTTGGAGCTTCTGGAGCTTTGAAAAAGCAGATAGAAGGGGGAGCACCTGTAGATTTTGTATTTTTTGCATCTAAAAAAGATTTAGAAGATTTGAAGAAACAGGATTTGGTATCAGAAAAATTTTCTAAAGATATCCTTGAAAATACCATGGTAGTAGCAGGAAGAAAGAAAATAGACAACCTTTCTGAAATGCTTGAACATAAGGTAGCAATAGGTGATCCTGATACAGTGCCAGCAGGGAGATATGCTAAACAAACTTTGGAAAACGTAGGGTTATGGGATAAAATGCAGGAAAATTTTGTATTGTCTAAAGATGTAAGAAGTGCTATGCAGTATGTAGACCTTTACGAAGTTGACTATGCTATGATTTACAAAACAGACAGTAAAGTTATGAAAAATGCTGAAATAGTTTTTGAAGTGCCTAATACCCTTCATACACCTATCATATATAGTTGTGGTATATTAAAAGATAAAGAGAGAGATGAAGTAAAAAGCCTGTACAGATTCCTTACAACTAAAGAATCAATAGAAATTTTTGAAAAATTTGGATTTAAAATAGTAAATGAACAATAA
- the modB gene encoding molybdate ABC transporter permease subunit — MNNKFDINAVFLTLKIASISTMLTLIVAILLVWGMENRSKKLRSIIEMLINLSLFISPTVLGYILIIFLGKRGIIGSYLYEFFNIQVIFSWWAGIVTAFVVSLPLMYNCIKAGFSSLDYTYREAGKEMGASDFQILRLVIIPLIRRNILAGIVLSFGRALGEFGATLMLAGNIPGKTQTMSTAIYSAVERGDNRTANLLLVIVLIISFCIMCLYNYFFKGAEK; from the coding sequence ATGAACAATAAATTTGATATAAATGCTGTGTTTCTTACTTTAAAGATAGCCTCCATATCTACTATGTTGACATTGATAGTAGCAATACTTTTAGTATGGGGTATGGAAAATAGGAGTAAAAAACTTAGAAGTATAATTGAAATGCTTATAAATCTTTCTCTTTTTATATCTCCTACAGTTTTGGGATATATCCTTATTATATTTTTAGGAAAAAGAGGGATAATAGGTTCCTATCTGTATGAGTTTTTTAATATTCAGGTAATATTTTCATGGTGGGCAGGTATAGTCACTGCATTTGTAGTATCACTGCCCCTTATGTATAATTGTATAAAAGCAGGCTTTTCATCACTGGACTATACATACAGAGAAGCTGGAAAAGAAATGGGAGCTTCTGATTTTCAGATACTTCGTCTGGTAATAATTCCATTAATAAGAAGAAATATACTTGCAGGGATAGTATTATCTTTTGGAAGAGCATTGGGAGAATTTGGAGCTACCCTTATGCTTGCTGGAAATATCCCTGGAAAGACACAGACTATGTCTACTGCCATATATTCAGCAGTAGAACGTGGAGACAACAGAACAGCTAATTTACTTTTGGTAATAGTGCTTATAATAAGTTTCTGTATTATGTGCCTTTATAACTATTTTTTTAAAGGAGCAGAGAAATAA
- a CDS encoding molybdopterin-binding protein, which produces MKKIKTVNAVGCVLQHDITEIVPGEVKGRAFKKGHIIKDEDVEKLLRLGKDNIYVFELGDKGMHENDAALVLGKLGKGKNIRLADEIKEGKINFYAQEDGVLKVDTEKLLELNMLGEISFATLPDNIPVKKGELIAGARVIPLVIDREKMEKAENITKSPILNVNSYKKYKVGMVTTGNEVFYGRIEDKFGKIVTDKLGEFDCEVIAQFLSQDDKDMIKRKAQELLDMGAEMLIFTGGMSVDPDDVTPSAIIELGGELVSYGSPVLPGSMFLLSYLGNVPVMGLPGCVMFAKRTIFDLVLPRVLSGERLTTRDIMMYGNGGLCQSCEVCHYPNCTFGK; this is translated from the coding sequence ATGAAAAAGATAAAAACTGTAAATGCAGTAGGATGCGTATTACAACATGATATTACAGAAATAGTTCCTGGAGAAGTAAAGGGAAGAGCCTTCAAAAAAGGACATATAATAAAAGATGAAGATGTAGAAAAACTATTAAGACTTGGAAAAGATAATATATATGTTTTTGAACTTGGAGATAAGGGAATGCATGAAAATGATGCAGCTCTTGTACTTGGAAAGTTAGGAAAAGGTAAAAATATCAGACTGGCTGATGAGATAAAAGAGGGGAAAATAAATTTTTATGCTCAAGAGGATGGAGTATTAAAAGTAGATACAGAAAAACTTTTAGAGCTGAATATGCTTGGAGAGATATCTTTTGCTACTCTTCCAGATAATATTCCAGTAAAGAAAGGTGAACTGATAGCAGGAGCAAGAGTTATTCCTCTGGTTATTGACAGAGAAAAAATGGAGAAGGCTGAAAATATTACAAAATCTCCTATACTAAATGTAAATAGTTATAAAAAATATAAAGTAGGAATGGTAACTACTGGAAATGAAGTTTTCTATGGAAGAATAGAGGATAAATTTGGAAAGATAGTTACTGATAAGCTTGGAGAATTTGATTGTGAAGTAATAGCTCAATTTCTATCACAAGATGATAAAGATATGATAAAAAGAAAAGCTCAGGAATTGTTGGATATGGGAGCAGAGATGCTGATATTCACAGGAGGAATGTCTGTAGACCCTGATGATGTGACGCCATCTGCAATAATAGAGCTGGGAGGAGAACTGGTAAGTTATGGGTCACCTGTTCTGCCAGGTTCTATGTTTCTGTTGTCATATCTTGGAAATGTACCAGTGATGGGACTTCCTGGATGTGTGATGTTTGCTAAGAGAACTATATTTGATTTAGTTCTTCCAAGAGTATTGAGTGGAGAAAGACTTACAACTAGAGATATTATGATGTATGGGAATGGAGGACTTTGCCAAAGTTGTGAAGTATGTCACTATCCTAACTGTACATTTGGAAAATAA
- the moaC gene encoding cyclic pyranopterin monophosphate synthase MoaC produces MDFTHFNENGRARMVDVSEKDETKRKAVARGYIQMGADTIRAVTEGRIKKGDVLSVAQVGGICGAKKTWDLVPMCHNILLTGADIEFEIEADRIWIEASVKTTGKTGVEMEALTAVSIAALTIYDMCKAIDKHMVIGEIKLMSKTGGKSDFLLEDKK; encoded by the coding sequence ATGGATTTTACACATTTTAATGAAAATGGACGAGCCAGAATGGTTGATGTCAGTGAGAAAGATGAAACAAAAAGAAAAGCTGTGGCTAGAGGATATATCCAAATGGGAGCAGATACAATCAGGGCAGTAACTGAAGGAAGAATAAAAAAAGGAGATGTCCTTTCTGTAGCACAAGTAGGAGGTATATGTGGAGCTAAAAAGACATGGGATTTGGTACCTATGTGTCACAATATACTTTTGACAGGAGCAGATATAGAGTTTGAGATTGAAGCAGATAGAATCTGGATAGAGGCATCTGTAAAGACTACTGGAAAAACTGGAGTGGAAATGGAAGCTCTTACAGCTGTAAGTATAGCTGCTCTTACTATATATGATATGTGTAAAGCTATAGATAAACACATGGTTATAGGAGAAATTAAACTTATGAGCAAAACTGGAGGAAAAAGCGATTTTCTTCTGGAGGATAAAAAATAA
- a CDS encoding ArsR/SmtB family transcription factor → MEKKYEKMAKVFKALSDPNRIFILEMLKSGEKCACKILEELHIGQSTLSHHMKILSDSGIIKCRKDGKWSYYSFDEEGSKELKKILNNILDFSSANLKGEENSCQ, encoded by the coding sequence ATGGAAAAAAAATATGAAAAAATGGCAAAAGTCTTTAAAGCTTTAAGTGATCCTAATAGAATTTTTATTTTGGAAATGCTAAAGTCAGGGGAAAAATGTGCTTGTAAAATTTTAGAAGAACTCCATATAGGACAGTCTACTTTATCACATCATATGAAAATATTATCAGATAGTGGAATCATCAAATGTAGAAAAGATGGTAAATGGAGCTATTATTCTTTTGATGAAGAGGGGAGCAAAGAATTAAAAAAAATATTAAATAATATATTAGACTTTAGTTCTGCCAATCTAAAAGGAGAGGAAAATTCATGTCAATAA
- a CDS encoding permease → MSIIISLWDFFENQFLKMLWLNNLVKKGLVNIGINADSRVGGSIQFFIYDTIKIIVLLSILIFVISYIQSFFPPERTKKILGNFKGIKANILSALLGTVTPFCSCSSIPIFIGFTNAGLPVGVTFSFLISSPLVDLGSFILLISVFGLPIAVIYVIVGLVLAVIGGSILDKMGMEKYVVKFTKPVGNTEIYSPELTTKERIIYAHEQVKETVKKVFWYVIVGVGIGALIHNWIPAEIIQKILGTNNPFSVLIATIIGIPMYADIFGTIPIAEALFAKGVGVGTILSFMMGVTALSLPSIIMLKKVVQNKLLINFVGIVAAGIIIIGYAFNAFSYLFI, encoded by the coding sequence ATGTCAATAATTATCAGCCTATGGGACTTCTTTGAAAATCAATTTTTAAAAATGTTATGGTTAAATAATTTAGTAAAAAAAGGTCTTGTTAATATTGGAATTAATGCTGATAGCAGGGTAGGAGGAAGTATACAATTTTTTATATATGATACAATAAAAATAATTGTACTTTTATCTATACTTATTTTTGTTATTTCATATATTCAAAGCTTTTTTCCACCAGAAAGAACAAAAAAAATACTTGGGAATTTTAAAGGAATAAAAGCTAATATTTTAAGTGCTTTACTTGGAACAGTAACTCCTTTTTGCAGCTGTTCGTCAATACCTATATTTATAGGTTTTACAAATGCTGGACTTCCTGTGGGAGTAACTTTTTCTTTTTTAATATCTTCTCCTTTAGTTGATCTAGGTTCATTCATTTTATTGATAAGTGTTTTTGGATTACCAATAGCAGTTATCTATGTGATTGTAGGCTTAGTTTTAGCTGTAATAGGAGGAAGTATTTTAGATAAAATGGGAATGGAAAAATATGTTGTAAAATTTACAAAACCTGTTGGAAATACAGAAATATATTCTCCAGAACTTACAACTAAAGAAAGAATTATATATGCACATGAACAAGTGAAGGAAACTGTAAAAAAAGTTTTTTGGTATGTTATTGTTGGAGTTGGAATAGGAGCTTTAATTCATAACTGGATTCCTGCTGAAATTATTCAAAAGATATTGGGAACAAACAACCCTTTTTCAGTTTTAATAGCTACTATTATTGGAATTCCTATGTATGCTGATATATTTGGAACTATCCCTATTGCAGAAGCTTTATTTGCTAAAGGAGTTGGAGTTGGAACAATTCTATCATTTATGATGGGAGTTACAGCTTTAAGTTTACCATCTATAATAATGTTAAAAAAGGTAGTACAAAATAAATTACTTATAAATTTTGTTGGAATAGTTGCTGCTGGAATAATTATAATAGGATATGCTTTTAATGCTTTTAGTTACTTATTTATTTAA
- a CDS encoding thioredoxin family protein gives MGIFNKIFKSNCSCGSCNEKEALDGNVIKKEGVMNIKILGTGCKNCTNLTDNVKKALLTLNIEANIEKVTDMAEISSYGIMSTPGLVIDEKVVSYGKVLKSEEIEKIIEKL, from the coding sequence ATGGGAATATTTAATAAAATTTTCAAAAGTAATTGTAGTTGTGGTAGTTGCAATGAAAAAGAAGCTTTAGATGGAAATGTGATAAAAAAAGAAGGAGTTATGAATATAAAAATTTTAGGTACTGGCTGTAAAAATTGTACTAACTTAACTGATAATGTAAAAAAAGCTCTTCTTACTTTAAATATTGAAGCTAATATTGAAAAAGTAACTGACATGGCAGAAATTTCAAGTTATGGGATAATGTCTACACCTGGCTTAGTTATAGATGAAAAAGTAGTTTCTTATGGAAAAGTATTGAAATCAGAAGAAATTGAAAAAATAATTGAGAAATTATAA
- a CDS encoding arsenate reductase ArsC: MTKKKVAFICVHNSCRSQIAEAFGKYYADNIFESYSAGTEVKTQINQDAVRLMKKNYEIDMEKTQKPKLLDDIPKVDIIITMGCNVECPFLPCEHREDWGLEDPTGKSDEEFIKVIEIIRNKIIELRDNLNFNESQ, translated from the coding sequence ATGACAAAGAAAAAAGTAGCTTTTATATGTGTTCATAATTCTTGTAGAAGCCAAATAGCTGAGGCTTTTGGAAAATATTATGCTGATAATATTTTTGAAAGTTACAGTGCAGGAACTGAAGTAAAAACTCAAATTAATCAAGATGCTGTACGGCTTATGAAAAAAAATTATGAAATAGATATGGAAAAAACTCAAAAACCAAAGCTATTAGATGATATTCCAAAAGTTGACATTATAATAACTATGGGATGTAATGTTGAATGTCCATTTTTACCTTGTGAACACAGGGAAGATTGGGGATTGGAAGACCCTACTGGAAAGTCAGATGAGGAATTTATAAAGGTAATTGAAATTATAAGAAACAAAATTATAGAATTAAGAGATAATTTAAATTTTAATGAAAGTCAATAA
- a CDS encoding DUF368 domain-containing protein, with amino-acid sequence MFKLFFKGIIIGVANIMPGVSGGTLAVIMGVYDKLTEAIGNFLTVPFKKKIEYGKFLLQICSGMLIGIILFAKIIEFCFINYPRSTAAFFSLLILPSIPFIVKGENKKDRGNITSFIIGAAITLVFVFLDYRFGSDTDPKTLVQVITVSYCIKLFFCGALAAGAMIIPGISGSLLLLMLGEYYNILGFVSKFFDGAVHIASYSSVTEIIQNLYIIPLTVFSLGVIIGLVVIAKLINMLLSSRHRSAALFFIAGIIVVSVLQIWVNLYK; translated from the coding sequence ATGTTTAAACTTTTTTTTAAGGGAATAATAATTGGTGTGGCAAATATCATGCCTGGAGTTTCTGGAGGTACATTAGCCGTTATAATGGGAGTTTATGATAAACTTACAGAAGCCATTGGAAATTTTCTTACTGTTCCTTTTAAAAAGAAGATAGAGTATGGGAAATTTTTACTTCAGATTTGTTCTGGAATGCTTATAGGAATAATACTTTTTGCTAAGATAATAGAATTCTGCTTCATTAATTATCCAAGAAGTACAGCTGCTTTTTTTAGTCTGCTTATCCTCCCTTCTATACCTTTTATAGTAAAAGGAGAGAATAAAAAAGACAGAGGAAATATTACATCTTTCATCATTGGAGCTGCCATTACTTTAGTATTTGTATTTCTGGACTATCGTTTTGGAAGCGACACAGATCCAAAAACACTTGTACAGGTAATAACAGTTTCTTATTGTATAAAGCTTTTCTTCTGTGGTGCATTAGCTGCTGGAGCTATGATAATTCCTGGAATATCTGGTTCTCTGCTCCTATTGATGCTGGGAGAATACTATAATATACTTGGATTTGTCAGTAAATTCTTTGATGGTGCAGTGCATATTGCAAGTTACAGTTCTGTCACTGAGATAATACAGAATCTCTATATTATTCCTCTTACTGTTTTTTCTTTAGGAGTGATAATCGGGCTGGTAGTAATAGCAAAACTTATTAATATGCTTCTTTCTTCCAGACATAGAAGTGCAGCCCTTTTCTTTATTGCAGGTATTATAGTTGTATCTGTTCTCCAGATATGGGTAAATCTATATAAATAA
- a CDS encoding beta-class carbonic anhydrase: MEIKNNLEKILTFNKEFVETKEYEKYQTTKYPEKRIVIVSCMDTRLTELLPKAMNLKNGDAKIIKNAGGLVVHPFGSAMRSILICIYEFNIKEVFIVGHYDCGVSNLNADKIVEKMESKGIDMNTLNTLFYSGINVKDWMHGFDCVEESVERSVSVVRNHPLVPKDVAVHGLIMDPLTGEINLVINGFDSMSK, from the coding sequence ATGGAAATTAAAAATAATTTAGAAAAAATATTAACTTTTAACAAAGAATTTGTAGAAACTAAAGAATATGAAAAATATCAAACTACTAAATATCCTGAAAAAAGAATAGTAATAGTTTCTTGTATGGATACAAGGCTCACAGAACTTCTGCCAAAAGCTATGAATCTTAAAAATGGTGATGCAAAAATAATTAAAAATGCTGGTGGACTTGTAGTACATCCTTTTGGAAGTGCTATGAGAAGTATTCTTATCTGCATTTATGAGTTTAATATCAAAGAAGTCTTTATAGTAGGTCATTATGACTGTGGTGTGAGCAACCTTAATGCTGATAAAATAGTTGAGAAAATGGAGTCAAAAGGAATTGATATGAATACTCTGAATACACTTTTCTATTCTGGTATAAATGTAAAAGACTGGATGCATGGATTTGACTGTGTGGAAGAATCTGTAGAAAGAAGTGTTTCTGTAGTGAGAAATCACCCTCTTGTTCCAAAAGATGTTGCAGTTCATGGTCTTATTATGGACCCCCTTACTGGTGAAATCAATCTGGTAATAAATGGATTCGATTCAATGAGCAAATAG
- a CDS encoding LysR family transcriptional regulator, translating to MEKTQLMYVTATAKHGNITKAAEELCISQPSLSNQIIKLENELNIKLFERKRHRVELTEAGRAFVESSLPILNSFRKLEQLMGEYASMSKGSINIGILPIFSALQLPDYLYEFKEKFPKIDMIIKESGSSSLVNSILKKELDVAFTILTDVSLNKLKTELNIIKLQKDRIVAVVNEKHKLARNKSIELKDLANEKLIFSNDNFQFPNIILNYLKLHQIPYQISCSCTQMETIFNLVSRDFGITFCSEMTAKKELKKSENRNTKLKSIPISPLSERTIYLISGKNSSYHPTIDNFTRFIREKYNIKTLR from the coding sequence ATGGAAAAAACTCAATTGATGTATGTCACAGCTACAGCTAAACATGGCAATATAACTAAAGCAGCTGAAGAATTATGTATATCTCAGCCATCTCTTTCTAATCAAATTATAAAGTTAGAGAATGAACTTAATATAAAACTTTTTGAAAGAAAAAGACATAGAGTGGAATTAACAGAAGCTGGAAGGGCTTTTGTTGAATCATCACTTCCTATACTCAATAGTTTTAGAAAATTAGAACAGCTTATGGGAGAGTATGCTTCTATGAGCAAAGGAAGTATTAATATCGGAATTTTACCTATTTTCTCTGCATTACAACTTCCTGATTATCTTTATGAATTTAAAGAAAAATTTCCTAAAATTGATATGATAATAAAAGAAAGTGGAAGTTCATCATTAGTTAATTCTATTTTGAAAAAAGAATTAGATGTGGCATTTACTATACTTACAGATGTATCTTTAAATAAATTAAAAACAGAATTGAATATAATAAAACTACAAAAAGATAGAATTGTAGCAGTAGTCAATGAAAAACATAAACTTGCGAGGAATAAAAGTATTGAATTGAAAGACCTTGCCAATGAAAAATTAATCTTTTCTAATGATAATTTTCAATTTCCAAATATAATATTAAATTATTTAAAACTACATCAAATTCCATATCAGATTTCATGCAGCTGCACTCAAATGGAAACTATTTTTAATTTAGTATCCAGAGATTTTGGAATAACATTCTGCAGTGAAATGACAGCGAAAAAAGAACTAAAAAAAAGTGAAAACAGGAATACTAAATTAAAAAGTATCCCTATCAGCCCTTTATCTGAACGGACTATTTATCTTATATCAGGAAAAAACTCTAGTTATCATCCTACAATAGATAACTTTACCAGATTTATAAGAGAAAAATATAATATAAAAACATTGAGATAA
- a CDS encoding FAD-dependent oxidoreductase, translating into MERKLKYDVVVIGGGAAGISAAIGAKKRGQSVVLIERSSCLGGQATNANVASYCGFFTSGSEPKQIIGGVGQMVLDKLAAIGKYDGYRLSTVGNAIVPLDSEALKFVLDELVLENEIPTLLYCTLIKAKTENSKITMIECVDDMGSIFIEGKAFVDASGDGNLAYLAGAEIIFGNPEGITQMSTNIMRIGNFDISIKLSPDVIEKAIQAAKKDGFKNLSKDSGIIFKAEQYGYAILPSIQVGSLDCSTLTACEMNTRRQAQEYIEAFRKYIPGMENCTLISTGPKLGIRESRHIVGKYTLSLDEVLNAVKNKRGIARGAWPCENHQKLDKMAEYLWVKDNDYYEIPIDILLSKNIKNLWSAGRTVSADSMAFASVRVMGISFGTGHAAGVGAAYMAEYGEIDINSIKSELKKQGAIL; encoded by the coding sequence ATGGAAAGAAAACTAAAATATGATGTTGTAGTTATTGGAGGAGGAGCAGCAGGAATCTCAGCAGCAATAGGAGCTAAGAAGAGAGGACAGTCTGTTGTCCTGATAGAAAGAAGCAGTTGTTTGGGAGGACAGGCAACTAATGCAAATGTAGCTTCTTATTGTGGATTTTTTACTAGTGGATCTGAACCAAAACAAATAATTGGCGGGGTAGGACAGATGGTATTGGACAAATTAGCTGCTATAGGAAAATATGATGGATATCGTCTTTCCACAGTGGGAAATGCTATTGTTCCATTAGATTCAGAAGCATTAAAGTTTGTACTGGATGAATTAGTATTGGAAAATGAGATACCAACTTTACTATATTGTACTTTAATAAAAGCTAAAACAGAAAATTCAAAAATAACAATGATTGAATGTGTTGATGATATGGGGAGTATTTTCATTGAAGGGAAAGCTTTTGTAGATGCCAGTGGAGATGGAAACTTAGCATATTTGGCTGGTGCTGAAATCATATTCGGCAATCCAGAAGGAATTACTCAGATGTCTACAAATATTATGAGAATAGGAAATTTTGACATAAGCATAAAACTTTCTCCAGATGTTATAGAAAAAGCAATACAGGCAGCTAAAAAAGATGGATTTAAAAATCTCAGTAAAGATTCAGGAATAATTTTTAAAGCAGAGCAGTATGGATATGCTATTTTACCAAGTATTCAGGTAGGGTCATTAGACTGTTCTACATTAACAGCCTGTGAAATGAATACAAGAAGACAGGCACAAGAGTATATAGAAGCATTTCGTAAATATATACCTGGGATGGAAAACTGTACTTTAATATCAACTGGGCCGAAATTAGGGATAAGAGAGAGCAGACATATTGTAGGGAAATATACACTTTCTTTAGATGAAGTTTTGAATGCAGTTAAAAATAAAAGGGGAATAGCCAGAGGAGCATGGCCTTGTGAAAATCATCAGAAATTAGATAAAATGGCTGAATATTTGTGGGTAAAAGATAATGATTACTATGAAATTCCAATAGATATATTATTATCTAAGAATATAAAAAATCTATGGAGTGCAGGAAGAACTGTAAGTGCTGACTCTATGGCGTTTGCTTCTGTACGTGTGATGGGAATAAGTTTTGGAACAGGACATGCAGCTGGGGTAGGAGCAGCATATATGGCTGAATATGGAGAGATAGATATTAATTCTATAAAGTCAGAATTAAAAAAACAAGGGGCTATATTATAA